The following are encoded in a window of Haliaeetus albicilla chromosome 1, bHalAlb1.1, whole genome shotgun sequence genomic DNA:
- the ELMOD2 gene encoding ELMO domain-containing protein 2 isoform X2, whose product MLVYFWGFLYSNYVRFWLKWVLRLLTRKCELQRVFEGSKAGAQRTLSVEHSLESSKNKVLRNAVHVEEAEVEKCVRDVMKEKKIEQKDTGFKTNLHISLLQISGYKKLYLNVENLRKVPYDSDNEEHEEQLIELWNLLMPHENLKARITKQWCDIGFQGDDPKTDFRGMGLLGYFSKHYTNEARQILSRSNHPKLGYSYAIVGINLTEMAYSLLKNGALKSHLYNMVFGLPQMEHFHQFYCYLVYEFDKFWFEEEPESIMHFNQYREKFHEKIKGLLLDCDAILTLQNTKKP is encoded by the exons ATGTTGGTGTACTTCTGGGGGTTCCTGTACAGCAACTACGTTCGGTTTTGGCTGAAGTGGGTCTTGAGGCTGCTGACTCGGAAATGCGAACTGCAGCGCGTTTTCGAGGGCTCGAAGGCAGGTGCGCAGCGGACGCTGAGCGTAG AACATTCGCTGGAATCATCAAAGAATAAG GTTTTAAGAAATGCTGTACATGTTGAGGAAGCTGAAGTGGAGAAGTGTGTCAGAGatgtaatgaaagaaaagaaaattgaacaGAAGGATACAGG GTTTAAGACAAATCTGCATATATCCTTACTGCAGATATCAGGTTATAAAAAACTTTATTTGAATGTGGAAAATCTGAGGAAGGTCCCGTATGATTCAGATAACGAAGAACACGAGGAACAGTTAATTGAG CTTTGGAATTTGCTGATGCCTCATGAGAATCTGAAGGCCAGAATCACCAAGCAGTGGTGTGACATTGGCTTCCAAGGTGATGATCCCAAAACAGACTTCAGAGGAATGGGCCTGCTGGG GTATTTTAGTAAGCATTACACCAATGAAGCTCGTCAGATCCTTTCTCGTTCAAATCACCCAAAGCTGGG ATATTCTTATGCAATAGTCGGAATCAATCTGACAGAAATGGCATACAGCTTGCTTAAGAATGGTGCTTTGAAGTCTCATCTGTACAACATGGTCTTTGGGTTGCCACAGATGGAGCACTTCCATCAGTTTTACT gtTATCTGGTTTATGAGTTTGACAAGTTCTGGTTTGAAGAAGAACCAGAAAGCATTATGCACTTCAACCAGTACAGAGAAAAATTCCATGAAAAAATTAAGGGACTTCTACTGGATTGTGATGCGATACTAACCttacaaaacacaaagaaaccTTAA
- the ELMOD2 gene encoding ELMO domain-containing protein 2 isoform X1 has translation MLVYFWGFLYSNYVRFWLKWVLRLLTRKCELQRVFEGSKAGAQRTLSVEHSLESSKNKVLRNAVHVEEAEVEKCVRDVMKEKKIEQKDTGFKTNLHISLLQISGYKKLYLNVENLRKVPYDSDNEEHEEQLIELWNLLMPHENLKARITKQWCDIGFQGDDPKTDFRGMGLLGLVNLVYFSKHYTNEARQILSRSNHPKLGYSYAIVGINLTEMAYSLLKNGALKSHLYNMVFGLPQMEHFHQFYCYLVYEFDKFWFEEEPESIMHFNQYREKFHEKIKGLLLDCDAILTLQNTKKP, from the exons ATGTTGGTGTACTTCTGGGGGTTCCTGTACAGCAACTACGTTCGGTTTTGGCTGAAGTGGGTCTTGAGGCTGCTGACTCGGAAATGCGAACTGCAGCGCGTTTTCGAGGGCTCGAAGGCAGGTGCGCAGCGGACGCTGAGCGTAG AACATTCGCTGGAATCATCAAAGAATAAG GTTTTAAGAAATGCTGTACATGTTGAGGAAGCTGAAGTGGAGAAGTGTGTCAGAGatgtaatgaaagaaaagaaaattgaacaGAAGGATACAGG GTTTAAGACAAATCTGCATATATCCTTACTGCAGATATCAGGTTATAAAAAACTTTATTTGAATGTGGAAAATCTGAGGAAGGTCCCGTATGATTCAGATAACGAAGAACACGAGGAACAGTTAATTGAG CTTTGGAATTTGCTGATGCCTCATGAGAATCTGAAGGCCAGAATCACCAAGCAGTGGTGTGACATTGGCTTCCAAGGTGATGATCCCAAAACAGACTTCAGAGGAATGGGCCTGCTGGGGTTAGTGAATCTGGT GTATTTTAGTAAGCATTACACCAATGAAGCTCGTCAGATCCTTTCTCGTTCAAATCACCCAAAGCTGGG ATATTCTTATGCAATAGTCGGAATCAATCTGACAGAAATGGCATACAGCTTGCTTAAGAATGGTGCTTTGAAGTCTCATCTGTACAACATGGTCTTTGGGTTGCCACAGATGGAGCACTTCCATCAGTTTTACT gtTATCTGGTTTATGAGTTTGACAAGTTCTGGTTTGAAGAAGAACCAGAAAGCATTATGCACTTCAACCAGTACAGAGAAAAATTCCATGAAAAAATTAAGGGACTTCTACTGGATTGTGATGCGATACTAACCttacaaaacacaaagaaaccTTAA